The following proteins are encoded in a genomic region of Sulfurovum indicum:
- a CDS encoding tetratricopeptide repeat protein gives MHIKRSLLPALLVLLSGLVHADDLAIQNRNNIIALQRVVMEQNERIDGLTSLIEGLSASVAELKMAKRKGISSAEENNITLKLIRDLGKMIDEINRSYVSKTELKRILDGEKAALSKEKKKSVKKQQRAENELERTAPAKLYSEGVRLFVKKRYEEAAKRFILTSSKGYKPAASNYYLGEIAYYTRKYQDAIFYYKKSASLYDRASYMDVLLLHTAVSLDKTGEKEQAKVFYNNVIDNYPDKKSSAIAKEKLKRI, from the coding sequence ATGCATATAAAAAGATCTCTTCTGCCTGCTCTTCTGGTATTGTTAAGCGGTTTGGTACATGCAGATGATCTTGCGATACAGAACCGCAACAATATTATTGCATTGCAGCGTGTTGTCATGGAACAGAATGAACGGATAGACGGGCTGACCTCTCTTATTGAAGGCTTGAGTGCATCTGTGGCTGAATTGAAAATGGCAAAGCGAAAGGGGATATCTTCAGCAGAAGAGAACAATATAACCTTGAAGCTTATCCGGGATCTTGGGAAAATGATCGATGAGATCAATAGGAGCTATGTAAGCAAAACAGAGCTTAAGCGTATTTTGGATGGAGAAAAAGCGGCTCTTTCCAAAGAAAAGAAAAAAAGTGTGAAGAAGCAACAGCGGGCCGAGAATGAACTGGAACGGACAGCTCCGGCAAAACTTTATAGTGAAGGGGTCAGACTTTTTGTCAAAAAACGCTATGAAGAGGCCGCAAAACGTTTTATACTTACTTCATCAAAGGGATATAAGCCGGCAGCTTCCAATTATTATCTCGGGGAGATCGCCTACTATACCAGAAAGTATCAAGATGCGATCTTCTACTACAAAAAGAGTGCCAGCCTGTATGATCGGGCAAGCTATATGGATGTACTGCTTCTGCATACGGCTGTCTCACTCGACAAGACCGGGGAGAAAGAGCAGGCAAAAGTCTTTTATAACAATGTTATTGATAACTATCCCGATAAAAAATCCTCTGCCATTGCCAAAGAGAAACTGAAAAGGATATAG
- a CDS encoding OmpA family protein — protein sequence MINKTVIGAATLALLLLSGCGQPVPGLGGSGNIYDTDTVSIDESRYGSTVRNSSSDGFQSLYFEFDSYSITASMENTIAKNASVAQKEAGRKIKIEGNCDEFGTDEYNYALGLKRAKAVKDSLLMQGVPASRMVLVSYGESNPACSEPTDACYAQNRRVDLRLAK from the coding sequence ATGATCAATAAAACAGTTATAGGCGCAGCAACTCTTGCACTTCTGCTTTTGAGCGGTTGTGGACAACCTGTTCCGGGGCTTGGCGGAAGTGGAAATATTTATGATACCGATACGGTGAGTATCGATGAGAGCCGATATGGCAGTACAGTACGAAACAGCAGCAGTGATGGTTTCCAGAGCCTCTATTTTGAGTTTGATTCTTACAGTATCACAGCCAGTATGGAGAATACTATTGCGAAGAATGCCTCTGTTGCACAAAAAGAAGCTGGACGAAAGATAAAGATAGAAGGTAACTGTGATGAGTTCGGGACGGATGAATATAACTATGCATTGGGACTGAAGCGTGCCAAGGCGGTCAAAGATTCTCTCTTGATGCAGGGAGTTCCGGCTTCGAGGATGGTACTTGTCAGTTACGGAGAGAGCAACCCTGCATGCAGCGAACCTACTGATGCGTGTTATGCACAGAACAGAAGAGTTGATCTTCGTCTGGCGAAGTAA
- a CDS encoding carbonic anhydrase translates to MKKHLTCSAIAISALLLTTTIQANDKKTVHHETHTKHWGYMGNTGPRHWSELDAKYHMCSEGKQQSPINIIPTKDTELKPLDIHYKAGSTTIVNNGHTVQINIDKGSLFNIDGVTYKLKQFHFHVPSENNINGDAFPLEAHFVHATDDGKLAVIAVMFNEGEANPVLDKVWKKLPTLKVGKAVKCGLSADEIKALMPKDKEYYKFMGSLTTPPCSENVKWHVFKTPLNASKEQINTFFSLFGFPNNRPVQPTNGRLIEE, encoded by the coding sequence ATGAAGAAACACTTAACCTGCTCAGCCATAGCAATCTCGGCATTACTGCTTACAACAACGATTCAGGCAAATGACAAAAAGACCGTCCATCATGAAACGCATACAAAGCACTGGGGGTATATGGGCAATACAGGACCACGCCACTGGAGTGAACTTGATGCAAAATACCATATGTGTTCTGAGGGGAAACAGCAATCCCCTATCAATATCATTCCAACCAAAGATACAGAGCTGAAACCATTGGATATTCACTATAAAGCAGGTTCTACAACTATTGTCAACAATGGACATACTGTACAGATCAATATTGACAAGGGAAGTCTCTTTAACATCGATGGAGTTACATATAAACTTAAACAGTTTCACTTCCATGTACCAAGCGAAAACAATATTAACGGAGATGCATTTCCTTTAGAAGCACACTTTGTACATGCAACAGATGACGGCAAACTGGCAGTTATTGCAGTCATGTTCAATGAAGGAGAGGCTAATCCCGTTTTGGACAAAGTATGGAAAAAACTGCCCACACTGAAAGTAGGGAAAGCTGTAAAATGCGGACTGAGTGCCGATGAGATCAAAGCTTTGATGCCAAAAGACAAAGAGTACTATAAATTCATGGGATCGCTTACAACTCCTCCATGCAGTGAAAATGTCAAGTGGCATGTATTCAAAACCCCTCTTAACGCTTCAAAAGAGCAGATCAATACATTTTTCAGCCTCTTTGGCTTCCCGAACAACAGACCTGTTCAGCCAACAAACGGTAGACTGATAGAAGAGTAG
- the tolB gene encoding Tol-Pal system protein TolB: MRYLLFVLVTLNFLSAVDATLTIEKDVEQRTRIALEDGSAFPNEQLFNILLSDFKISGHFLVDETPRKGVFDGGVIDPALKSQEYVLKYTMSQTQGTKLSIRLLTASDGKEFFKKSYAISSAAKMPFLAHKAVSDINKVLRYPSIDWINRYVVFSRYLTPKRSEIVLADYTFTYEKTIIRGGLNLFPKWADRNQRSFYYTSYRGLIPTLYRLNIYNGARSKVASSEGMMVCSDVSMDGRRLLLTMAPQGQPDIYELNLATGEKTKITHFNGIDVNGKYVDDEGRMVFVSNRLGYANIFMKDIRGSAVSQVVYHGRNNNACDAYGEKIVYTSRESSSAFGHNTFNLYLTSTNSTVTRPLTTTGSNQFPRFSSDGSVILYIKQTESGSSVGYINLQSKQSLLFPINGRKIQAIDW, from the coding sequence TTGCGATATCTTCTATTTGTATTGGTGACACTGAATTTCTTGTCTGCTGTAGATGCCACATTGACTATTGAAAAAGATGTAGAACAGCGTACACGTATCGCTCTGGAAGACGGTTCGGCTTTTCCCAATGAGCAGCTTTTCAATATTTTGCTCTCCGATTTTAAGATCTCCGGGCATTTTCTTGTTGATGAGACTCCCCGAAAGGGGGTATTTGACGGTGGAGTGATTGACCCTGCACTAAAATCCCAGGAGTATGTACTCAAATATACGATGAGTCAGACCCAGGGGACAAAGCTCTCAATAAGACTCCTCACAGCATCTGACGGCAAGGAATTTTTTAAAAAGAGTTATGCTATCTCATCTGCAGCAAAAATGCCTTTTTTGGCACATAAGGCAGTCTCTGATATTAACAAGGTATTGAGATATCCAAGTATCGACTGGATCAACAGATATGTTGTCTTTTCCCGTTATCTGACTCCAAAACGCAGCGAAATAGTCTTGGCCGACTATACTTTCACTTATGAAAAAACGATAATTCGTGGTGGACTGAACCTCTTTCCGAAGTGGGCAGACAGGAACCAGAGAAGCTTTTACTATACCTCATACAGGGGATTGATACCGACACTTTACCGGTTGAATATTTATAATGGTGCCAGGTCCAAAGTAGCCTCATCGGAAGGAATGATGGTCTGTTCGGACGTCAGTATGGATGGAAGAAGACTCCTGCTTACTATGGCACCTCAGGGACAACCTGATATTTACGAACTCAATCTGGCAACAGGAGAAAAAACCAAGATTACACATTTCAATGGCATTGATGTAAATGGAAAGTATGTTGATGATGAGGGCCGAATGGTCTTTGTCTCCAACCGTTTGGGATATGCCAATATCTTTATGAAAGATATTAGAGGTTCTGCTGTTTCCCAGGTAGTTTACCACGGACGCAACAACAATGCCTGTGATGCTTACGGAGAGAAGATTGTCTATACAAGCCGGGAGAGCAGCAGTGCATTCGGGCATAATACATTCAATCTATACTTGACGTCAACGAACAGTACAGTTACAAGACCCCTTACTACAACAGGAAGTAACCAATTCCCCCGCTTTTCATCGGATGGTTCTGTAATACTCTACATCAAACAGACAGAAAGCGGATCTTCGGTGGGATATATCAATCTTCAAAGTAAACAGAGCCTGCTCTTTCCGATAAACGGAAGAAAGATTCAGGCAATTGACTGGTAA